The genome window TGCTGGCCGACGGCCGGCTGGGCCGGCGCGTCATGGCCTTTTCCCGCGGCGGCACGCCCAGGCATGTCCAGGACCGCCTGCGCGAGAATGCCGAGGAGCTGGCGCGCCAGATCCAGGCCGGCGGCCAGGTGCTGATCTGCGGCAGCACCGCGATGGCGCGCGGCGTGGCCGCCGCCTTTGCCGAAATCCTGCGGCCGCTCGACCTGACGGTCGCCGGGCTGCGGGCAGAGGGGAGGTATCTGGAAGATGTCTACTGATACCGATCGGCTCGTCACCCTGCACGGGCCCACCATGGGCACGCGCTGGACGGCCCGCCTGGCGCAGGGGCGCATCCCGCCCGGGCTGGGCGCGGCGCTGCAGGACTGCGTCGATGCCGTGGACCGCGAGATGAGCACCTGGCGCCCGGACAGCACCCTGATGCGGCTGAACGCCGCCGCGCCCGGCGCATGGGTCCGGACCGGCCCGGACCTGATCGCCGTGCTGCAGGCCGCCGCCCGGATCACCGAGGCCTCCGGCGGCGCCTTCGACATCGGCGTGGGCGAGGCGGTCTTGGCCTGGGGCTTTGGCGCCGCGCAGGGCCACACCGACGCGGCCGCGATCCGCGCCGCCCTGCGCCAGCCGTTGCGCGCCGAGGTGGAATGCTGTCCTGCCCGCAACCGGGTGCGGCGGCTGAATGCCCGGCAGCTCGACCTGTCGGGCATTGCCAAGGGTCATGCCGTGGACCGGATGGCGCGGCTGCTGCGCGGCCGCGGCATTCCCGATTTCACCGTCGGGCTGGACGGCGAGATCCTGGCCGAGGGCCTGCGCCCGGACGGCCGGCCCTGGGCCATCGCGCTGGAAAGCCCCGATCCGGACCGCCGGGCCGCACATGGGCTGATCGAGCTTTCGGGCCGGGCGCTGGCCACCAGCGGCGATTATCGGCACCGGGTCCGGCTGGGCCTGGACTGGCTGTCCCACACCATCGACCCGCGGCGCGGGGCCCCGGTCCGCAACCGGCTGGCCAGCGTCACGGTTCTGGCGGCGGATTGCGCCCAGGCCGATGCCTGGGCAACCGGGCTGATGGTGCTGGGCGAACATGCCGGCCCCGCCCTTGCCCGGGCCCGCGGGATCGAGGCGATCTTCCTGGTCCGCGACGCAGACAGCCTCAGAGAGGTGACGACGCTTCAACCCGGCGATCTGACCGTCTGAGGGGCGAGCGCCGCGCCGCCGCGACAGCGAAAGCCATCCGAAACCGGGCGGGCGGCGGGACGATTCCGCGCGGGAAAGCCGCCGCCGCCTTCAGCAATAGCGCTCGACGAAGGCCATCTGGTGATCGCCATAGCGGTCGCCATGGGCGAAGCCCGGCGGCAGGATCCGGTCGATTTCCGCGAGATCGGCGGCGTCGATCTTGGGAAGCTGCCAGTCGCGCAGGTGATCCGCCGACCGCGTGCCCGGGATCGGAATGATGTGGTCGCCCTGCGCCAGAACCCATGCCAGCGCCGCGCCGGGCACCGTCCAGCCCCGCCGGGCGCAAAGATCCCGAAAGGGCGCGATGGCGGCAAGGTTTGCCGAGAAATTGGGCTCGACGAAGCGCGGATTGGTGTCGCGGAAGTCGATGCCGGCGCGGAAATCCCGTTTCAGCGGCGCGCGGCCGAACATCCCCCGGCCCAGGGGCGAAAAGGCGACGAAGGCGACGCCAAGCGCGCGGCAGGCCTGGATCAGCCCCAGCTGCGGCAGCCGCGTCCACAGCGAAAACTCGCTCTGGACCGCCGTGACCGGATGTTCGGCATGGGCGCGGCGCAGGGTCTGTGGCGCGACCTCGGACAGGCCATAGCCGCCGATCTTGCCCTCCTGCACCAGCTTCGCCATGGTTCCGGCCAGATCCTCGACCGGGATATCGGGCTGGCGGCGGTGGATGTAGTAAAGCTCCACATGCTCGCGCTTCAGCCGGCGCAGCGATTCCTCGAGGCATTGGCGGATATGGGGCTCATCGTTGCGCACCGCGCGCGGCGGGCCGTTGACGATGCCGCATTTCGTGGCCAGGTGCACGTCCCGGCGCCCCCAGCGGCCGATGATCTGTTCCGATACGCCCATGCCGTAGATGTTGGCGGTGTCGAAATGGCCGATGCCGGCCTCGGCCGCCGCATCGAGGCAGGCCAGCGAGGTCGCCGCATCGGTTGCCCCGAACATGCCGCCGAAGCTCATCGCGCCGAAGCCGATGGCGCCGACCTTGCGGTCGCCAAGCCGTCTTTGCTGCATTCCCGTTCTCCTGTGCCGCGCCGCGGCAGGGAAGCGCGGCCGGTCCCGGCCGTCAACCCACCCCCTGCCCGATGCGGCGGTTTCGGCGGTCAGGTCTTTCTGGCCGCGCTGCGCCACATGATGAACAGCCCCGACAGGACGATCATGGCCGAGCCAAGCAGCATCGACGGGGTCAGGCGTTCTCCGAACAGCAGGACGCCCAGGGCGACGCCGAAGATCAGCCGCACATAGCGGAAGGGCGTGACCGCCGACACCTCGCCCGTGCGCATCGCCTTCATCAGGCAGGCATAGGCGCAGACGCCGCACAGCACCGCGCCGGCCAGAAGCAGGCAGGCCCGACCGTCGGGACGGACGAAACCGGCGTCGGTCCAGACGGCGACCATCACCCCGGCCGCCGTCACCGCCAGAAAGCCGTAGAAACCCAGCACATGGGTGCCCAGGGCCGCCGGGGCCGCCCGGCTGGCCAGGTCGCGGCCGGCAAAGCCCAGCATCCCCGCCACCGCCAGCAGCGAAAGCATCGAGAAGCTGTCCGTGCCCGGCCGGATGATGACCAGCACGCCCGCCATGCCCAGCAGGATGGCGCTCCACCGCCGCCATCCGACCCGCTCGCCGAAGACGAGCGCGGCGGCGGCCACCACCACCACCGGCGTCGCCTGCAGGATGACGGTCGCCGCCGAAAGCGGGATCAGCGCCAGCGCAAGGACATAGAACAGCCGGCCGCTGATCTCGAACAGCACCCGCAGGCGCATGGGAAAGGACAGCACCTCGGGCGTGAACAGGCTTTCGCCCGCCCACCGGGCCAGGCAGGCGAAGACCAGCGCGCCGCCCAGCCCGAAGCTCAGCAGGATCTGGGCGATGGGCAGGGTGGCGGACACGCCCTTGATCATCGCGTCCTCGAGCGTGAACCCCGCCATCGCCGCGACCATCCATGACGCGCCCACCAGGTTTGCGGCATGGCGGGCGCGGGGGAACGGGGCTTCTTGCGACGAGGCAGAAATGCGTGTCATGGCTGGGGCTTGTCCAACGGGATCGGGGAAAGTCTTTGCCCGGTTGCTATCAGCCCGCGCCCCCGGGCGCCACCCACCCCGGCCGGCCGGCCCGGCTTTGCCCGCAAGGCCGGACGGGCGGATGCGCGGATAGCGCCCGGGCGGCGCGGCCCGCCTCGGCGCCGATCCGGCAAACCTGTCGCCGCCGCGCCGGAACCGGGATATGCTTGCGGCACAAGACGGGGGATAGTCCGATGAACCGCATCACCCTTGCCATCACCTGCGCCGCCCTGTTCGGGCTTGCGTCCTGCGGCACCCCGGCCGAACGCTGCGAAACCCGCGTCTCGGCCGAGCAAAGGAACGTCGCGTGGCTTCTGCAGGAGGTCGAGACGAATATCGCCCGGGGCTATGCCTGGGAGGACACGGCGGCGAACGCCACCGGCTTCCGCTTCTGCGCCGGGGGCTTCCGGGGCGGTCATGGCCGCCTGGGCCTGGGCTATTCCAGTTGCTATGGCGGTCCCGACACAATGCGCAAAAGGGTGGCGATCGACCCTGCCGCCGAGATGCGCAAGCGCGACGCCCTGCAAAAGCGCCTTGCGGCGCTGTCCTCGCAAGGCGCGGCGCAATGCGCGGCGCGCTACGGCGCGGCGGGCTAGGCCGGGCGCCCGGCCCTAGGACGGCGGCTGGAACAGGTCGTCCACCTGCAGCAGGCCCTGCCGCACGGAATCGATCAGCGCCTGCGCAAGCTGCGAGGTCGGTTCCCATGACGAGGTATAAAGCCACATCATCATGCGCGGCGCCGGCTGGATCGGCACGAAGGCGATGCCGCCGCTGCCCCAGCTCATCCGGGCCATGGCGGGGACGATGGCAAAGCCGAACCCCTCGCTGACCAGCACGCAGGCGGTATCGGCCATCTGCACCTCGGCCCGCGATTCCACATGCACCCCGGCATGGCTCAGCGCCTCGACGATCACCCGGTGGGACTGGTCGTCGCGCCCCAGCACGATCATCGGCTCGCCCTCCAGCCGGGCCAGGTCGATGCTGGCCAGCCCCGCCAGCCGGTGGCTTGCCGGCAAGGCGCAGACCATCCTCATCTGGACGAAGGGCCGGCAATGGATGCCCGGCGCCTGCGAGGGCACCAGCGAGATGCCGAAATCCGCCGCCCGCGCCAGCATGGATTGCGAGATATCGGGCGAGTTCTGGGTCAGGATCGTCATCCGCACCTCGGGCCGGCGGGCCAGGAAGGGCGCCAGAAGCTGCGGCAGAACCCGCATCCCCAGGGCCGGAAAGGCCGCCACCGAGATTTCGCCGCGTTCGGTATTGCGGATGGCGCGGGCCGCGTTCTCGATCCGCTCGACGCCGGTCATGAACTTCTCGGTCTCGGAAAACAGCCGCCGCGCCTCGGGCGTCGGCAGCAGGCGGCCCTGTCCGCGGTTGAACAGGTTGAAGCCGCAGGACGATTCGAACTGCTGGATCAGCTTGCTGACCGCCGGCTGGCTGACGAACAGCATCTCGGCCGCCTTGGTGACCGAGCCGCCCTTCATCACCGCATTGAAGGCCTCGATCTGCCGGATATTGGGGCGTGCCATGCAGACTCCATAACCAAACGGAATGACTCTCCAAACTAAACTCAATTGTCAGGCTTCTGAAAAGCGCCAATCCTTGAGCCAAGAAAAACACCAACAGGGATTGCCAGATGAAACGCTCCAGTTACGCCCTTGCCTCGACGCTGCTTTGCGCCCTGCCGCTTGCCGGCCCGGCGCTGGCCCAGCAGAAGACGCTGACCGTCGGCGGCTATGGCGGCTCTTTCGAGACGCTGATGAAAGAGCTGCTGATCCCCGAATTCGAAAAGACCCATGACGTGAAGATCGCCTTCGTGCCCGGCAACTCGACCGAGAACCTGGCGCGGCTGCAGGCCCAGAAGGGCGCGCAGGAGCTGGACGTGGTGCTGCTGGACGATGGCCCGATGTACCAGACCGACGCGCTGGGATTCTGCGCGCCGCTGGCCGATACGCCGATCAAGAAGGATGTCTACGAACTGGCCCGCATCGGCAAGAACGCCATCGGCCTTGGCTTCGTGGCAACGGGCTTCGCCTATAACAAGGCCTGGTTCGAGCGCGAGGGCTGGGAGCCGCCGAAAAGCTGGCAGGATCTCAAGGATCCGAAATACGACCAGATCCTGTCGATCCCGTCGATCTCCAACACCTACGGGTTGCACGCCCTGGTGATGCTGGCGCGCGGCGCGGGCGGCGGCGAAAAGGATATCGACCCCGGCTTCGCCGCCATGACCAAGGATGTGGCGCCGAACGTGCTGGTCTTCGAACCCTCGGCCGGCAAGATGTCGGAACTGTTCCAGTCCGAGGAGATCGCGCTGTCGGTCTGGGGCTCGGGCCGCACCAAGTCGCTGGCGGATACCGGCTTCCCGGCCGGCTTCGCCTATCCCGAGGACGGGGCGGTGGCCCTGCTGCTGGCCGCCTGCCCGGTGGTGGACAGCGACGTCCCCGACGAGGCGCAGGCCTTCATCGACTATCTGCTGGACCCCGAGGTGCAGGTGAAATTCGCCGATGCCATGGGCGCCGGCCCGGTCAACACCAAGTCGGTGCTGCCGGCGGAACTGGCCGAAAGCCTGCCCTATGGCGACAAGATCCAGTCGCTGGTGACGGTGGACTGGGACACGATCAACCAGAACCGCGACGACTGGACCCAGCGTTGGGCGCGCGAGGTCGAGCGCTGACCGCCTGAACCGTCGCGCGGGGCCGGCAGCGGCCTCGCCCGTTTCCCGCACCCCAACGGCACGGAGAAATCGCATGGCCTTTCTGGATCTGGTCAGCCTGACCAAGAACTACGGCACCTTCACCGCCGTCGATTCGCTCAGCTTCAGCGTCGAGCGCGGCAGTTTCGTGTCGCTGCTGGGCCCCTCGGGCTGCGGCAAGACCACCACCCTGCAGATGATCGCCGGCTTCGAGGACGTCAGCTCGGGGCGCATCCTGCTGAACGGCCGCGACCTGGCCGCGGTGCCGGCGCGGCAGCGCGGGCTGGGCATCGTCTTTCAGACCTATGCGCTGTTCATGCACATGACGGTGGCCGAGAATGTCGCCTTCGGGCTGGAAATGCGCAAGGTCGACCGGGCCGAGCGCAAGCGCCGCGTGGCCGAGGCGCTGGACCTGGTGCATCTGTCGCATCTGGCCGACCGCTATCCGCGCGCCATGTCCGGCGGCCAGCGCCAGCGCGTGGCGCTGGCCCGGGCGCTGGTGATCCAGCCGGAACTGCTGCTGCTGGACGAGCCGCTGTCGAACCTGGACGCCAAGCTGCGCGAGGAGATGCAGCTGGAACTGCGCCGCATCCAGCGCGAGGCCGGCGTCACCACGCTGCTGGTCACGCATGACCAGTCCGAGGCCATGGCGCTGAGCGATCAGGTCATCGTCATGGAACGCGGTCGGCTGCAACAGGCCGCCGCCCCCTTCGACGCCTACGAGGCGCCGCAGACCTCGTTCGTCTCGGGCTTCCTGGGCAAAAGCAACAGCCTGCGCGGGCGCCTGTCCGGCAAGGGCCCCGAGGGCTCGGCGCTGGATCTGGGCGGGCTGCGCCTGCAGGGCCCCGCGGCCGATCTGCCGCCGGGCGAGGTGGAACTGGCGCTGCGCCCGGAACGCATCGAACTGGTGGCCGAGGGCAAGGGGCTGGTCTCGGGCACGGTCTCGGAACAGGTGTTCCTGGGCGATCAGTGGCTGCTGAAGGTGGAAACGCCGCTGGGACCGCTGCTGATCCTGCGCCGCAATACCGGCCGCCCCGAGGCGGCGCCGGGCGAAACCGTGCACCTGTCCTGGCAGCGCGACCACCTGCGCATCCTGCCGGTCGAGGGCGCGACATGACCATGGCATCCACCGAAACCCTGCGCGAGACCGCCCGCCCCGCGCTGCCGCCCGCGGCGCGCAAATGGCTGCTGTCGGCGCCGATGCTGCTGCTTTTCGCGCTGATGCTGCTGGTGCCCTTGCTGATGACGCTGGTGCTCAGCTTCAACAGCTTCGACTTCTACAAGGGCATCGGCAGCGATCTGAGCCTGGCGAATTATGCCGAGGTGCTGGGCGACGGCTATTTCTACGAGATCTTCGGCCGCACCTTCGGCATCGCGCTGGCCACGACGCTGATCTGCGCCGCCATCGGCGTGCCGCTGGCCTGGTTCCTGAACCGGATGACGCCGTTCTGGCGCTCGGTCATGGTGCTGGTGGTGCTGGGCCCGCTGCTGATCTCGGTCGTGGTGCGCACGCTGGGCTGGGCGATCATCCTGGGCAACAAGGGCGTGCTGAACGGCGCGCTGATGGATCTTGGCCTGATCGAGCGGCCGATCCGGCTGATGTACAGCTCGGGCGGGATCGTGCTGGCGCTGGTCCATGTCATGCTGCCCTATATGGTGCTGGCGGTCTGGGCGGCGCTGCAGCGCGCCGATGCCTCGGCCGAGGCGGCGGCGGAATCGCTGGGCGCACGGCCCTGGACGGTGTTTCGCCGCGTGGTGCTGCCGCAGGCGATGCCGGGGGTGCTGTCGGGGTCGCTGATCGTCTTCGCGCTTTCCGCCTCGGCCTTCGCCACGCCGGCGATCATCGGCGGCCGCCGGGTCAAGGTCGCCGCCACCGCCGTGCATGACGAGTTCATGAACACGCTGAACTGGCCCTTGGGCGCCGCCATCGCGATGATCCTGCTGGTGGCGATCATGGCGGTGATGCTGACCTGGACCCGGCTGGTCGAGGCCCGGGTCGGAAAGGAATACGCATGAGACGCAACGGCATTTTCGCCAAGGCCTTCTGCGCGCTGTTCGCGCTGTTCATGCTGGCCCCGATCATCGTGGTGATCGGCGTGTCCTTCACGCCGACGGGCTACCTGGAATTTCCGCCCAGCGGCCTGTCGCTGCGCTGGTTCCGGGCCATCCTGGACAATCCCGACTTCATCACGGCGGCCTGGATCAGCCTGAAGCTGGCGCTGATCGCGGCGACGCTGGCCACGGTGCTGGCGGTGCCGGCGGCGCTGGCCATCGGCCGCGGCAGCTTCCGTGGCCGCGAGGCGCTGCAGGCGCTGTTCATGTCGCCGCTGATGGTGCCGACGGTGGTGCTGGGCATCGCCTTCCTGCGCTTCCTGACGCTGGTGGGCATCAGCGGCACCTTCACCGGCATGATGCTGTGCCATGTGGTGATCGTCACCCCCTTCATCCTGCGGCTGGTGCTGGCCTCGGTGGTGGGGCTGGACGCCGCGACCGAGCGGGCGGCCATCGCCATGGGCGCCTCCGACTGGACGGTGTTTCGCCGCATCACCCTGCCCAGCATCCTGCCGGGCATCGTCGGCGGCTGGGTGCTGGCCTTCATCACCAGCTTCGACGAGCTGACGGTGACGGTGTTCATCGCCAGCCCCTCGACCACGACGCTGCCGGTGCGGATGTTCTCGCATATCGCGCAGACCACGGACCCGCTGGTCGCCTCGGTCTCGACGGTGGCGATCCTGTTCACGGTGGCCCTGATGCTGGCGGTGGACCGGCTTTACGGGCTCGACAAACTCCTGATCGGAGAAGGCAAGTCATGATTTCCAACGAACGCGCCGCCGACACGCTGGTGGTCGGTGGCGGATTGGTCGGCGCGGCGCTGGCCTACGGCCTCGCGCGCGAGGGCGAGCGGGTGACCGTTCTGGACGAGGGCGACGTGGCGCTGCGCGCCAGCCGGGGCAATTTCGGGCTGGTCTGGGTGCAGTCCAAGGGCGACGGCCTGCACGACTATGCACGCTGGACCCGGCATTCCGCCGATCTCTGGCCGGAATTCGCCGGGATGCTGCAGCAGGACAGCGGCATCTCGCCCGATTACGAAAAGCCCGGCGGCGTGCATTTCATGCTGTCGGAATCCGAGCTGGAGGCCAAGCGCGCCCAGATCGCCCGCATGCACAACGTGAACGGCGCCGCGGGCTACGGGGCCGAGATCATCGACCGCCGGCAGCTTGACGCCATGCTGCCGGGGCTGGGGCCGGACGTGATCGGCGCCAGCTGGTCGCCGCATGACGGCCATGCCAGCCCGCTGCGGCTGCTGCGC of Paracoccus sp. TOH contains these proteins:
- a CDS encoding ABC transporter ATP-binding protein, producing MAFLDLVSLTKNYGTFTAVDSLSFSVERGSFVSLLGPSGCGKTTTLQMIAGFEDVSSGRILLNGRDLAAVPARQRGLGIVFQTYALFMHMTVAENVAFGLEMRKVDRAERKRRVAEALDLVHLSHLADRYPRAMSGGQRQRVALARALVIQPELLLLDEPLSNLDAKLREEMQLELRRIQREAGVTTLLVTHDQSEAMALSDQVIVMERGRLQQAAAPFDAYEAPQTSFVSGFLGKSNSLRGRLSGKGPEGSALDLGGLRLQGPAADLPPGEVELALRPERIELVAEGKGLVSGTVSEQVFLGDQWLLKVETPLGPLLILRRNTGRPEAAPGETVHLSWQRDHLRILPVEGAT
- a CDS encoding FAD:protein FMN transferase, coding for MSTDTDRLVTLHGPTMGTRWTARLAQGRIPPGLGAALQDCVDAVDREMSTWRPDSTLMRLNAAAPGAWVRTGPDLIAVLQAAARITEASGGAFDIGVGEAVLAWGFGAAQGHTDAAAIRAALRQPLRAEVECCPARNRVRRLNARQLDLSGIAKGHAVDRMARLLRGRGIPDFTVGLDGEILAEGLRPDGRPWAIALESPDPDRRAAHGLIELSGRALATSGDYRHRVRLGLDWLSHTIDPRRGAPVRNRLASVTVLAADCAQADAWATGLMVLGEHAGPALARARGIEAIFLVRDADSLREVTTLQPGDLTV
- a CDS encoding aldo/keto reductase, translating into MQQRRLGDRKVGAIGFGAMSFGGMFGATDAATSLACLDAAAEAGIGHFDTANIYGMGVSEQIIGRWGRRDVHLATKCGIVNGPPRAVRNDEPHIRQCLEESLRRLKREHVELYYIHRRQPDIPVEDLAGTMAKLVQEGKIGGYGLSEVAPQTLRRAHAEHPVTAVQSEFSLWTRLPQLGLIQACRALGVAFVAFSPLGRGMFGRAPLKRDFRAGIDFRDTNPRFVEPNFSANLAAIAPFRDLCARRGWTVPGAALAWVLAQGDHIIPIPGTRSADHLRDWQLPKIDAADLAEIDRILPPGFAHGDRYGDHQMAFVERYC
- a CDS encoding ABC transporter permease gives rise to the protein MLLLFALMLLVPLLMTLVLSFNSFDFYKGIGSDLSLANYAEVLGDGYFYEIFGRTFGIALATTLICAAIGVPLAWFLNRMTPFWRSVMVLVVLGPLLISVVVRTLGWAIILGNKGVLNGALMDLGLIERPIRLMYSSGGIVLALVHVMLPYMVLAVWAALQRADASAEAAAESLGARPWTVFRRVVLPQAMPGVLSGSLIVFALSASAFATPAIIGGRRVKVAATAVHDEFMNTLNWPLGAAIAMILLVAIMAVMLTWTRLVEARVGKEYA
- a CDS encoding LysR substrate-binding domain-containing protein; this translates as MARPNIRQIEAFNAVMKGGSVTKAAEMLFVSQPAVSKLIQQFESSCGFNLFNRGQGRLLPTPEARRLFSETEKFMTGVERIENAARAIRNTERGEISVAAFPALGMRVLPQLLAPFLARRPEVRMTILTQNSPDISQSMLARAADFGISLVPSQAPGIHCRPFVQMRMVCALPASHRLAGLASIDLARLEGEPMIVLGRDDQSHRVIVEALSHAGVHVESRAEVQMADTACVLVSEGFGFAIVPAMARMSWGSGGIAFVPIQPAPRMMMWLYTSSWEPTSQLAQALIDSVRQGLLQVDDLFQPPS
- a CDS encoding ABC transporter permease, yielding MRRNGIFAKAFCALFALFMLAPIIVVIGVSFTPTGYLEFPPSGLSLRWFRAILDNPDFITAAWISLKLALIAATLATVLAVPAALAIGRGSFRGREALQALFMSPLMVPTVVLGIAFLRFLTLVGISGTFTGMMLCHVVIVTPFILRLVLASVVGLDAATERAAIAMGASDWTVFRRITLPSILPGIVGGWVLAFITSFDELTVTVFIASPSTTTLPVRMFSHIAQTTDPLVASVSTVAILFTVALMLAVDRLYGLDKLLIGEGKS
- a CDS encoding DMT family transporter — encoded protein: MTRISASSQEAPFPRARHAANLVGASWMVAAMAGFTLEDAMIKGVSATLPIAQILLSFGLGGALVFACLARWAGESLFTPEVLSFPMRLRVLFEISGRLFYVLALALIPLSAATVILQATPVVVVAAAALVFGERVGWRRWSAILLGMAGVLVIIRPGTDSFSMLSLLAVAGMLGFAGRDLASRAAPAALGTHVLGFYGFLAVTAAGVMVAVWTDAGFVRPDGRACLLLAGAVLCGVCAYACLMKAMRTGEVSAVTPFRYVRLIFGVALGVLLFGERLTPSMLLGSAMIVLSGLFIMWRSAARKT
- a CDS encoding ABC transporter substrate-binding protein gives rise to the protein MKRSSYALASTLLCALPLAGPALAQQKTLTVGGYGGSFETLMKELLIPEFEKTHDVKIAFVPGNSTENLARLQAQKGAQELDVVLLDDGPMYQTDALGFCAPLADTPIKKDVYELARIGKNAIGLGFVATGFAYNKAWFEREGWEPPKSWQDLKDPKYDQILSIPSISNTYGLHALVMLARGAGGGEKDIDPGFAAMTKDVAPNVLVFEPSAGKMSELFQSEEIALSVWGSGRTKSLADTGFPAGFAYPEDGAVALLLAACPVVDSDVPDEAQAFIDYLLDPEVQVKFADAMGAGPVNTKSVLPAELAESLPYGDKIQSLVTVDWDTINQNRDDWTQRWAREVER